Genomic segment of Leuconostoc mesenteroides subsp. mesenteroides:
TTAATCATCAATTCGTGACGCGCAATTTCATAATGTTTATCCATATTCGTCTTGGTCGTCTCATTTAAAGGAAAGTAAGGTGGATTGGTCAGAACAGTTTCAACAGATCCAGGTTTAATTTCGTTAAATATATCTTTCATGTCAGCTTGAACAACAGAAACACGTTCATGTAAATTATTCATTTCAATACTGCGTTGTGCCATTTCAGCTAATTCTGGTTGTATTTCTACTAACTTTATTTCTCCAGTCACTTTGGGGGCATAAAACAGGCCAACTGCGCCAGTACCCGATCCCAAGTCTACAGATAATCCTCTACCTTTCCCCTTTACGTCAGCAAAGTGCGCTAATAAAATTGCATCTAGAGAGTATGAAAACATGTCTGGATTCTGGATAATATTAATATGTTGTGATGGCAGTCCATCGATACGTTCATTTGTTTTAATAAATGGTTGTGTCATTTGCGTTTCTTTCTGTTTATCTGTAAAATTGAAATGATTAATTTATGAGGTAAATAAATATGAAATTCTATGATTTTTTACGTGGCATCGCTGTTGCTTTAATATGGACAGTTACTGGTCGCATTAAATATATGAATCGCGACAGAATACCCCAAGACGATAATTATGTGCTAGTTGGTCCACACCGCACTTGGTGGGATCCAGTATGGTATGCCATGGCGGCCTACCCAAAGCACTTTATTTTCATGGCAAAAGTTGAATTATTTAAATTCAAGCCACTTGCATGGTTAATCAAATCAGCCGGGGCCTTCCCAGTCGATCGTGAAAATGTTGGCCCAAGCGTCATCAAAATTCCTGTACGCGAATTAAAAGATGGCAATCGTTCTTTAATCATGTTTCCTTCTGGTTCTAGACACAGTGACGAACTAAAATCAGGTTCAATTTTAATTGCAAGAATGGCAGGAAAAACAATTGTACCAGCTGTCTATCAAGGTCCCGTTAAGTTCAGTCAACTTTTCAAACGTAATAATACCACAGTTAACTTTGGTGAACCAATTATTATTGATCGTAAAGATCGATTGAACAAAGAAAATATTGCTAAATATACTGAGCAGATGCAAACGGCCTTTCAAGAACTAGATGCTGAGATAGACCCCAATTGGAAATATGTAGATCCAAAACGCTCAGAAAAAAAATAAGCCGATTGGCTTATTTTTTTTGCGAATTGGCACTTTGTTGTTTCATCTGAGCCATCATTTGGTTCAATTTCTTTTGAGATGGTTTTTGTCCCATTGACATCATCATTGACTTCATCATTTCTTCTGAAATAGGTGGGTTTTTTGCAAGATAACTCTTCATTGAGTTACGTGCCAAGAAAAAGCCACCGACTAAACC
This window contains:
- a CDS encoding methyltransferase; the protein is MTQPFIKTNERIDGLPSQHINIIQNPDMFSYSLDAILLAHFADVKGKGRGLSVDLGSGTGAVGLFYAPKVTGEIKLVEIQPELAEMAQRSIEMNNLHERVSVVQADMKDIFNEIKPGSVETVLTNPPYFPLNETTKTNMDKHYEIARHELMINLPELAQITNKLLKNNGKVYMVHRPERLADIFAAFAARKLMIKRVQFVYGKENREANMVLIEAIKSGRPGGVRIMPPLIAYTDDNNYTPEVHDILYGEMW
- a CDS encoding 1-acyl-sn-glycerol-3-phosphate acyltransferase, which codes for MKFYDFLRGIAVALIWTVTGRIKYMNRDRIPQDDNYVLVGPHRTWWDPVWYAMAAYPKHFIFMAKVELFKFKPLAWLIKSAGAFPVDRENVGPSVIKIPVRELKDGNRSLIMFPSGSRHSDELKSGSILIARMAGKTIVPAVYQGPVKFSQLFKRNNTTVNFGEPIIIDRKDRLNKENIAKYTEQMQTAFQELDAEIDPNWKYVDPKRSEKK
- a CDS encoding YneF family protein gives rise to the protein MISTWLAILIAVLTLVIGLVGGFFLARNSMKSYLAKNPPISEEMMKSMMMSMGQKPSQKKLNQMMAQMKQQSANSQKK